Below is a genomic region from Bradyrhizobium sp. 1(2017).
ATTGCGTGTCCACCGGACTCACCTCGCTATCGGTCGCGCTCAGGAATTTGTCGAGCATGCTCTGGATCGAGTTCTTGGCCACATCCGGACCGGTGTCGCGCATGTCGTTATGCTGGAATTCGGTCTTCACGACCTGAATGCCCGCCTTCTCGCACTCTTCATCCGTCGGGATCACGCCCGCATCGGTCTTGAACTGCGGGTCGGTGGAGCGGAACGACAGGATCTTGAACTTGCCGGCGGTCACGAAGGGCACGCGTAGATTGTCGAGCGTGACGACCTTCTTGACCTCATCCGGATACTGCTTGGCGAAATACATCGTGATGTCGCCGCCCATGGAGTGGCCGACCATGGTCACCCTGTCATAGTCGGCATTCGGCTGGACCTTCTTCATCTCCTGCATGGCGAGATGAATGTTGGCGACGCCGCGCAGGATCTGAGGCAGGCGGCCGACATAGAGCTCGCCCGGCTTGGTCACCATCGGAGGATCGGTCGGCAAATCATGCTGCGGGCTCATGACCATGTAGCCGCGCGCAGCGAAGATGTTCGCGAGGAAACCGTATTCGGTGTTCTTGACGGTATTGCCGTGGTTGATCACGGCGACAGGCAGCGTGATCAAGCCGGCATTGGCCTGCATTTCCTTGTCGCGGCGCACCG
It encodes:
- a CDS encoding alpha/beta fold hydrolase; amino-acid sequence: MKRGIAVLVSVSALCGIAYFTASKWAIKHETITFYDASRDNRPVPVHVAVRRDKEMQANAGLITLPVAVINHGNTVKNTEYGFLANIFAARGYMVMSPQHDLPTDPPMVTKPGELYVGRLPQILRGVANIHLAMQEMKKVQPNADYDRVTMVGHSMGGDITMYFAKQYPDEVKKVVTLDNLRVPFVTAGKFKILSFRSTDPQFKTDAGVIPTDEECEKAGIQVVKTEFQHNDMRDTGPDVAKNSIQSMLDKFLSATDSEVSPVDTQSSPPKILEPGPVALMAPAKS